A segment of the Natrinema sp. SYSU A 869 genome:
CTCCACAGGGGATGTCGAAGCGATATGAACGGCCCCACTATCGCACGTCGCCGACGCAATGTTCGACTCTTGTCATACTGTTGAATAGAATTAGTTGACTATCGATCGCTGAATTCGCCCGTCTCCACAGTCGACGGACGATCTTTCGCGGTTGAATCTGCAGTGACTTTTGTCCGACAGTATCAGGGCTGGTTTGCAAGGAATACAATTGGTTATCGTAATCGTTCAGCAGTATTACACGACAACAAGGCGTAATTGAACTTCCGGATATCGTTTGTTATTACAGAATTATGGTTGTAATACTGTACGTAGTACCAAACCGGATACCAGTGGTACGAGTACGTGGTCGTTTCTATATCGGAAGGCTCTCTCGAGCAATGCCGTTCACACATCGCGAGTAGTAGATCAGGGTCATCGAAACAGTAGTCGAAGACGGCTTTCACAGCGAGACCGGACAAGCCGACTTACGGTGAGTAGGGCTGTGCGTACGTGTAAGTTGCCGCTGTCGATTTCGAACGGACGCATAGCGAGGGGGCACGATAGCGATGTCCGACGCTACGGCTCCACCGAGCGCTGGCTTGAGGATGGAACGCCAGTCCATTACGCAGCAGCGACCGAACTGAACACATTCTGTGCTCCGATACGGGTTCAGCAATTGTTGTATCGATAGTGTAGTGACCAGCGATACTCGTCGAACGCACGCAGTACGACTGTGCGCGCTGCTCGAAGCTGATACAGCGCCGACGGTACTCCTCGAACTGTCCACACTGTCGGTGTCCGCCGAAACAGGGGGGGGCCGACTTCCTGCGAATTAGAGCGCCTTGCGTTCTCGAGGGGTCACCGGAGCGGCGTCCGGCTGGGGCCTGCTAGTCGGCGACGGTTCGATCGGTATCAACGACCGACGGACTGGCTCCCTGTCGCCCGACACAGTCCGTGGATCGCGCTACTCCGCCCAGTACGCGCTGTCCGGCGTCGATTCGAAGACTGCACGAGAGAGCACGTCGATCCCCTTTTCCAGTCCCTCCCTGGCCGAGGTGAGCGAGTCCTCGTGTTCGATCGAGAGAGCGCCGTCATAGTCGACCAGCCGGAGCGTGGAGACAACATCTTTCCAGAACTCCTCACCGTGGCCGTAGCCGATCGATCGGAAGAGCCACGAGCGCTCGGACTCGTCGGTGTATGGGACCGTATCGAGGACGCCCTTCTCACGTGCGTTGTGCTCGTCAATTTTCGTGTCCTTCGCGTGGACGTGGTGGATCGCGTCGCGGTCCCCGAGGAGTCGGATCGCGTCGGTGATCGTGATCCCCTGCCAGAGCAGATGCGACGGGTCGAAATTCGCTCCGATCCGGTCGTTGGTCAGCTCGCGCAGGCGAAGCAGGCCATGCGGTTCGTACACGAGCATGTTCGGATGCATCTCGATCGCGACGTTCACGTCGTGGTCGTCGGCGAAGACGGCCACTTCGGTCCAGTACTCCTCGGCGACGGTCCACTGGTACTCGTGTGCCTCCCGGTGTTCGTCCGGCCACGGGGCCGTGATCCAGTTGGGCACCTTGTCGTTCGGCCCGCCGGCCGGGAGCCCCGAGAACGTCGTCACGGTGTCGACGCCGAGTTGCGACGCGAGACGGATTGCGCCGCGAAGCTCCCGGTCGGCCTCCTGCGAGCGATCGTCGACCGGGTGGAGCGGATTGTTATGGGTGGCGAGCGCCGAGACAGACAGCTCGTGTTCCTCGAGGAGGCCCTGCAGTTCCGCTTGCGCGTCGGGGTCGTCGAGATACTTGGCCTGCGGAAGGTGATCATCACCGACAAAGCCACCGCAGGCCAGTTCGACCGTGTCGACACCCTGTGCCGAGAGGTATGCGAACGCGTCTTCGATCGGTTCGTCCGAAATCGCCGTTGTGAGGACTCCGACGTCCATACGGGACGCTCACCGGAAACATGTAAAATACTTTGGGTGGGCAGCAGTAGCGGTGAACGCGTGGGGTCACTCCTTGAGCGCTCCCTGGGTGAGACCGCTGACGATCCGTTCCTGGGCTATCATGACGATTATCGCCATCGGAATCACGCCGATGATGCTCGCAGCGGCCATCAGGTTGTACGCGACCTGCTGTGACCCCTGGAAGGCGAAGATCCCGTGGAGTACCGGCGACCAGCCCTCGACCGTCCCGTTCACCATGAGATACGAGAAGAAGAACTCGTTGTAGACGATGATGAACGTGAGGATTCCCGCCGTTGCCACGCCGGGTGCGGACAGCGGGACGATGATGCGACGGAGGGCTCCGATTCGCGTCGAGCCCTCGATACGAGCGGCGTCCTCGAGGCCGTCGGGGATCTGCCGGTAGAACGTCGTCAACAGGAAGATTATCAGCGGCATGGTGATCGCGCTCAACGGCATGACGATGCTCCACGGCGTATTGTAGAGGTCCGGCGACTCGAGCCCGATGAGCGTTACCTGGCCCGTGAACAGGCGGAAGAGAGGGATCAGGAAGGCGACTGGCGGGAAGTAGGAGATGACGAGTATCCCGAGCAGGAGCGGTGTCCGACCGGGGAAGTCGTAGCGGCCGAAGACGTAGCCGGCGATGCTCCCCACCGTCAGGACGATAATCGTCGAGAGCGAGGCGATGATCACGCTGTTCAACATGTAGAGATGGAACGGTACTACCTCGAAGACTTCGATGAACGCGCCGGGATTGAACCCCTTCGGGACCACGCCCATATCGGCGATCGCCCGGTTCGGCGTGAGCGCGAGGACGACCAGCCAGTAGAACGGGAAGAGGGAGACAGTGAGAAAGAACCCGATTCCGGCGTACGTCAACCACTGGTAGACGGTATCGGGGTTGCGGATCACTCGTCGGGCCGTTCGGTCGATCACGGTCTCGGTATCGGTGGTGGCGTCGCTCATGTTACATTCCTCCGCGTTCTTGCTGTCGAAGTTGGATCAGATATCCGATCAGCAGGACGGCGATGACGGCGGCGATGATGAACGCGACTGCCGCCGCAGAACCGTACCTGTTGCCGTTCCAGAGCCCGATGACGAGACAGCTGAGCGTCGGTACCGTGTTACATCCCGACGTCGCTTCGACGAGTCCGTACACCTTGAGCGCCCCGATCGTCCGGAACAGGAGAGCCACGAGGAGCGCCGGGAGCACGAGCGGGAACGTGATCGTCCGGAACTGCTGGAGTTTCGACGCGCCCGCGACGTCGGCGACGTTGTAGAGGCTCCGATCGATACTCTGCAGGCCCGCGAGGATGAGCAGCGCCATGAACGCCGACTGCTTCCAGACGTCGGCCAGAACGGCGATCAACAGCCCGTCTCGGCTGTTGGCAAGCGGCGTCGTCGAAATCAGCCCGAGTTCGTGAAGCGGACCGACGGCGAACCCGATCGACGGCTGGAACATGAGATAGAAGATCATCCCCTGAATGACGATCGGAACAGCCCACGGGAGGATCATTGCGACGCGTGCCCACCGTCGGCCGCGGAACTCCTTATTCAGGATGAGTGCCATCGCGAGCCCGAGCACCGTTTCGAGGGCGACTGCACCGACCGTAAACAGCAACGTCACCGGAACAGCGCTCGTAAATGGGTTCTCAAGGCTGAAAAACGGCCGCTGGAGGTTCGCCTGGCCGGTGAGGATGGAAACGTAGTTCTGCAGGCCAACGAACTCTCCGACTGGGTTCGTGGCCACGATGTTGTCCGCGTGTAGCGAGATGTTGGCCGTGTAGAGCAACGGCCAGATGGCCATCGTTCCGAGCAGCGCGAAGACCGGGAGCAACATCACGTAGACGAACTGCGTGTCGCTCAGTCGCTCGATCCAGTCGAGCACCGCGAGATCGAGACGATACCGGGATCGACTCCCAGTAATCGTCGCCGAGCGATCGTCCGTGCTCATGATCCGGAGAACGATCCTTCGAGGTCGGTCAGTCTCGAGGCGAGTTCAGACATCGCGTCGCTCACGCCGACGTCACCCATCAGCGCGGCGTTGGCTTCCTGGGCGACGGGATCCGACTGCTGACTCCACACCGCCGTCGCCGGGCGGGCCATCGTGTGCTCGCCGGCGAACGAGAGGGTATCGAGGTATCGACCCATGATCGGCACGTCGGTCGCGTCCTCGAGGACGTCCGGATTCGGCGGGATGTGACCAACGAGTTCGAAGTTCGCCCGCTGGAACTCCGGCGACGTTAGCGTTTCCAGGAACTCGAGGGAGTCCTCGAGCCGTTCCGTGTTCGGATTCACACAGTAGTTCCAGCCGCCGAGAGCGCCGATCGACCCGCCGGTGCCGGGATACTCGCCCTCGCCCTGGGGGACACCATACGGCATCGGCATCACGCCCATGTCCTCGCCGAGCGCATCGTCGGCACCGTTGATGTTGATCGAATACGGCCAGTTGCGGAGCGCGACGGCGTCGCCGTCGGTAAATGGTCGCATCGAGGGCGACAGTCCCCATTGGAACGCCTCCTCTGAGGTGATCCCGCCGGCAAATCGATCGAGCGTGTCCGGCGCGTCCGTGCCGTGAATGAAGGTCCGTGCCATCCGCAGGGAGTCGAGTACCGGCTCTTCGTCGACCGTCACCGGTCGATCACCGATCGGGCCGTTGAGATTCTCCTCTGGATCCCCGAAGTACGCACCGCCCCACGAACTGAGGAACTCGTTGAATACACAACAGGAGAGTTGGATCTCGGGTGCTGCCTGCCAGTTGTACCCGTGTGTGACGCCCGATTGCTCGTAGACGTCCTGCAGTTCGTGGGAGAACTGCTCCCACGACATCGGATCGGTCCGGTACTGTTCCCAGTCGTAACCCGCATCAGCGACCAGGTCCGTTCGGTACTGGATCGTCGGAAAATCGGGGTACAGTGGGACACCGTAGAGCTCCGATTCCGAGTCGGTCGCGGTGTTGACACTCTGCTCGAAGTAGTCCTCGTGAACGGTGTCGAGAACATCCGACGAGAGCTCCGGCTCGAGATTCTGGAGTTGCTCTCGCACGATGAACGGCAGTGTCCAACCGCTGTCGAACGCCAGTAGGTCTGGCTTCGCTTGTCTGGACGAGAGCCACTGGGAGTACTGATTCTGCATCTCATCGGTCGTCTGCCCGCCGCTGATTAGTTCCAGCTCGATGTCGTCGGACAGGCCCGCGTCGTACAGCGCCTGCGTTATCTCGTCGCTGTTGTTTCGCCACTCGTTCGTGGCAGTGAGCTGA
Coding sequences within it:
- a CDS encoding sugar ABC transporter permease; this encodes MSTDDRSATITGSRSRYRLDLAVLDWIERLSDTQFVYVMLLPVFALLGTMAIWPLLYTANISLHADNIVATNPVGEFVGLQNYVSILTGQANLQRPFFSLENPFTSAVPVTLLFTVGAVALETVLGLAMALILNKEFRGRRWARVAMILPWAVPIVIQGMIFYLMFQPSIGFAVGPLHELGLISTTPLANSRDGLLIAVLADVWKQSAFMALLILAGLQSIDRSLYNVADVAGASKLQQFRTITFPLVLPALLVALLFRTIGALKVYGLVEATSGCNTVPTLSCLVIGLWNGNRYGSAAAVAFIIAAVIAVLLIGYLIQLRQQERGGM
- a CDS encoding extracellular solute-binding protein, whose amino-acid sequence is MHDSPSADTTSAGNVLRRRRFVKVASATATAGLAGCYGGGSDDALQLTATNEWRNNSDEITQALYDAGLSDDIELELISGGQTTDEMQNQYSQWLSSRQAKPDLLAFDSGWTLPFIVREQLQNLEPELSSDVLDTVHEDYFEQSVNTATDSESELYGVPLYPDFPTIQYRTDLVADAGYDWEQYRTDPMSWEQFSHELQDVYEQSGVTHGYNWQAAPEIQLSCCVFNEFLSSWGGAYFGDPEENLNGPIGDRPVTVDEEPVLDSLRMARTFIHGTDAPDTLDRFAGGITSEEAFQWGLSPSMRPFTDGDAVALRNWPYSININGADDALGEDMGVMPMPYGVPQGEGEYPGTGGSIGALGGWNYCVNPNTERLEDSLEFLETLTSPEFQRANFELVGHIPPNPDVLEDATDVPIMGRYLDTLSFAGEHTMARPATAVWSQQSDPVAQEANAALMGDVGVSDAMSELASRLTDLEGSFSGS
- a CDS encoding sugar phosphate isomerase/epimerase is translated as MDVGVLTTAISDEPIEDAFAYLSAQGVDTVELACGGFVGDDHLPQAKYLDDPDAQAELQGLLEEHELSVSALATHNNPLHPVDDRSQEADRELRGAIRLASQLGVDTVTTFSGLPAGGPNDKVPNWITAPWPDEHREAHEYQWTVAEEYWTEVAVFADDHDVNVAIEMHPNMLVYEPHGLLRLRELTNDRIGANFDPSHLLWQGITITDAIRLLGDRDAIHHVHAKDTKIDEHNAREKGVLDTVPYTDESERSWLFRSIGYGHGEEFWKDVVSTLRLVDYDGALSIEHEDSLTSAREGLEKGIDVLSRAVFESTPDSAYWAE
- a CDS encoding carbohydrate ABC transporter permease: MSDATTDTETVIDRTARRVIRNPDTVYQWLTYAGIGFFLTVSLFPFYWLVVLALTPNRAIADMGVVPKGFNPGAFIEVFEVVPFHLYMLNSVIIASLSTIIVLTVGSIAGYVFGRYDFPGRTPLLLGILVISYFPPVAFLIPLFRLFTGQVTLIGLESPDLYNTPWSIVMPLSAITMPLIIFLLTTFYRQIPDGLEDAARIEGSTRIGALRRIIVPLSAPGVATAGILTFIIVYNEFFFSYLMVNGTVEGWSPVLHGIFAFQGSQQVAYNLMAAASIIGVIPMAIIVMIAQERIVSGLTQGALKE